One part of the Malus sylvestris chromosome 2, drMalSylv7.2, whole genome shotgun sequence genome encodes these proteins:
- the LOC126610266 gene encoding polygalacturonase-like, whose protein sequence is MQLCLHPKVKVKMFSQSHFLCVLLIILVSFSFSFSSDPENPLVVHDLHRHHRTRRLQSPSAMDVTVNVDSFGAKGDGSDDSQAFTEAWKKACSSKSDVELVVPRNRVYQLKPMDFSGPCKSQVTLKIYGTIEASAKQSDYKDSRHWILFSNLTNFRVEGGGTIDGNGRKWWQSSCKVDDSHTCTTAPNAVTFLGCNTLEVDNLKFRDAQKMHLSFESCVNVKASNLIVTAPGDSPNTDGIHVSGTQNIGINNCLIRTGDDCISIVSGSKTVRAEDITCGPGHGISIGSLGAGNSQAEVSDVMVSRANLMDTTNGLRIKTWQGGSGYATNIRFKNVVMANVSNPIIIDQHYCDQDKPCLEQDSAVEISNVLYENVKGTSASKVAVKFDCSKDFRCQEILLKDVNLKPLADETAQASCENVSLNRIGTVSPTCS, encoded by the exons ATGCAATTGTGTCTGCACCCAAAAGTGAAAGTTAAAATGTTTTCACAAAGCCATTTTCTCTGTGTACTTCTCATAATATTAgtctccttttccttctcttttagtAGTGACCCCGAGAACCCACTAGTTGTACATGATCTTCATCGTCACCATCGAACACGCCGGCTTCAATCACCTTCAGCAATGGATGTTACTGTAAATGTGGATAGCTTTGGAGCAAAAGGAGATGGATCGGATGATTCCCAG GCATTTACGGAAGCTTGGAAGAAGGCTTGTTCTTCTAAAAGTGATGTTGAGCTCGTGGTCCCTAGGAATAGGGTCTATCAACTGAAGCCAATGGATTTCTCTGGCCCTTGCAAATCTCAAGTCACGCTCAAG ATATATGGAACCATCGAAGCCTCTGCCAAACAATCAGATTATAAGGACAGCCGGCATTGGATTCTGTTTTCAAATTTGACTAACTTTAGAGTTGAAGGTGGTGGCACCATCGATGGCAATGGAAGGAAATGGTGGCAAAGCTCATGCAAAGTTGACGATTCGCAT ACTTGCACGACCGCACCAAAT GCCGTGACTTTCTTGGGGTGCAACACTTTGGAAGTAGATAATTTGAAGTTCCGAGATGCCCAAAAAATGCATCTATCCTTTGAGTCGTGTGTGAATGTAAAAGCTTCGAATCTCATAGTGACCGCACCAGGGGATAGCCCTAACACAGATGGAATCCATGTTTCAGGAACACAAAATATTGGGATTAACAACTGTCTCATTAGGACAG GTGATGACTGTATTTCGATAGTAAGTGGGTCAAAAACTGTTCGAGCTGAGGATATAACATGTGGACCAGGTCATGGAATCAG CATTGGAAGCCTAGGAGCTGGAAATTCACAAGCAGAGGTTTCAGATGTGATGGTTTCTAGAGCCAACCTTATGGACACCACTAATGGATTGCGAATTAAGACTTGGCAG GGCGGGTCTGGATATGCAACAAACATCAGATTCAAAAATGTGGTGATGGCCAACGTGAGCAATCCAATTATCATAGACCAACATTACTGCGATCAGGATAAACCGTGCCTAGAACAG GATTCGGCGGTGGAAATAAGCAACGTGTTATATGAGAATGTAAAAGGCACGAGCGCTTCAAAAGTGGCAGTGAAATTTGACTGCAGCAAGGACTTCAGATGTCAAGAAATTTTGTTGAAAGACGTAAACCTAAAACCTCTAGCCGATGAAACTGCCCAAGCTTCGTGTGAGAATGTCAGTTTAAACCGCATCGGAACTGTTTCTCCAACATGCTCTTAA
- the LOC126610275 gene encoding actin-related protein 7-like, which produces MEAAVVDVGSKLLKAGSAIPDQAPSMIIPNQMKQLDFGSMNDTSSLEDIVVDPVVRGLITDWDAMEDLLHHVLYTDLGWEMGNEGQILFTDPLCTPKSVREQLVQLMFETFNTSGFYASEQAVLSLYAVGRISGCTVDIGHGKIDIAPVIEGAVQHIASRRFEIGGTDLTKLLAQELGKSNPLVNIKMSDIEKIKEQYSCCAEDELAYEKTKNSCQIEQHTLPDGQVIRIGRERYTVGEALFQPSILGLEAHGIVEQLVRCISTVSSDNHRQLLENTVLCGGTTSMIGFEERFQKEAGLCSSAVRPALIKPPEYMPENLSMYSAWVGGAILAKVVFPQNQHITKADYDETGPSVVHRKCF; this is translated from the exons ATGGAGGCTGCCGTGGTCGACGTCGGCTCCAAGCTCCTCAAAGCGGGATCCGCCATTCCCGATCAAGCTCCTTCCATG ATAATTCCTAACCAAATGAAACAGCTTGATTTTGGATCAATGAATGATACTTCATCACTTGAAGATATCGTTGTTGATCCAGTTGTGCGAGGTCTTATTACTGACTGGGATGCCATGGAAGACCTGTTGCATCATGTTCTATATACTGACCTTGGATGGGAAATGGGCAACGAAGGGCAGATACTATTTACTGATCCACTTTGTACTCCCAAG TCTGTCAGAGAGCAGTTGGTGCAACTTATGTTTGAGACATTTAACACTTCAGGCTTCTATGCATCAGAGCAAGCAGTATTGTCACTTTATGCTGTTGGACGTATCTCGGGATGCACTGTTGATATTGGCCATGGAAAAATAG ATATTGCACCAGTCATTGAAGGTGCTGTTCAGCACATTGCCTCAAGAAGGTTTGAAATTGGAGGTACTGATTTGACAAAATTACTTGCTCAAGAGCTTGGGAAATCTAATCCTTTAGTGAATATCAAGATGTCTGATatagagaaaataaaagagcAATATTCATGTTGTGCTGAAGATGAACTTGCTTATGAAAAGACCAAAAATTCATGCCAGATAGAGCAACATACCCTTCCTGATGGACAG GTCATTAGGATTGGAAGAGAAAGATATACTGTTGGTGAGGCTTTATTTCAACCATCCATATTGGGTTTAGAGGCTCATGGAATTGTTGAGCAGCTTGTTCGTTGTATTTCAACAGTATCGTCTGATAATCATCGGCAGTTGCTGGAAAATACGGTACTGTGTGGTGGCACCACTTCTATGATTG GTTTTGAAGAAAGGTTTCAGAAAGAAGCTGGTCTATGCTCATCAGCTGTTCGTCCTGCTTTAATTAAG CCTCCAGAGTATATGCCAGAGAATTTATCAATGTATTCAGCGTGGGTGGGAGGTGCCATACTTGCCAAAGTCGTGTTTccacaaaaccaacatataacaAAAGCAGACTACGATGAAACTGGACCTTCTGTTGTTCATCGGAAATGTTTTTGA